Proteins encoded by one window of Panicum virgatum strain AP13 chromosome 7N, P.virgatum_v5, whole genome shotgun sequence:
- the LOC120682294 gene encoding protochlorophyllide reductase A, chloroplastic, whose product MALQAALLPSTLSVPKKGNLAAVVKDTAFLTVPQKLRVPSLSVRAQAAATAPVATPGASTSTKDAKKTLRQGAVVITGASSGLGLAAAKALAETGKWHVVMACRDFLKAAKAAKGAGMAEGSYTIMHLDLASLDSVRQFVDNFRRAGMPLDSLVCNAAIYRPTARTPTFTADGYEMSVGVNHLGHFLLARLLLDDLRKSDYPSRRLIILGSITGNTNTLAGNIPPKAGLGDLRGLAGGLRGQNGSAMIDGAESFDGAKAYKDSKICNMLTMQELHRRYHEETDITFASLYPGCIATTGLFREHIPLFRLLFPPFQKFITKGFVSEAESGKRLAQVVSDPSLTKSGVYWSWNRDSASFENQLSQEASDPEKARKLWEISEKLVGLA is encoded by the coding sequence ATGGCTCTGCAGGCCGCTCTCCTCCCTTCCACTCTCTCCGTCCCCAAGAAGGgcaacctcgccgccgtggtGAAGGACACGGCTTTCCTCACCGTTCCCCAGAAGCTGCGGGTTCCGTCGCTTTCGGTGCGGGCGcaggccgcggcgacggcgcccgTGGCCACCCCGGGGGCCAGCACGTCGACCAAGGACGCCAAGAAGACGCTGCGCCAGGGGGCGGTGGTGATCACCGGCGCGTCGTCGGGGCTCGGCCTGGCCGCGGCCAAGGCGCTGGCGGAGACGGGCAAGTGGCACGTCGTGATGGCGTGCCGCGACTTCCTCAaggcggccaaggcggccaAGGGCGCCGGCATGGCGGAGGGCAGCTACACCATCATGCACCTGGACCTGGCCTCCCTCGACAGCGTCCGGCAGTTCGTGGACAACTTCCGCCGCGCCGGCATGCCGCTCGACTCGCTCGTCTGCAACGCCGCCATCTACCGGCCCACGGCGCGGACGCCGACGTTCACGGCGGACGGGTACGAGATGAGCGTGGGCGTCAACCACCTGGGCCACTTCCTCCTGGCGCGCCTGCTCCTGGACGACCTCCGCAAGTCCGACTACCCGTCGCGGCGCCTCATCATCCTCGGCTCCATCACCGGCAACACCAACACGCTGGCCGGGAACATCCCGCCCAAGGCCGGGCTGGGCGACCtccgcggcctcgccggcgggctGCGCGGCCAGAACGGGTCCGCCATGATCGACGGCGCCGAGAGCTTCGACGGCGCCAAGGCGTACAAGGACAGCAAGATCTGCAACATGCTCACCATGCAGGAGCTGCACCGGCGGTACCACGAGGAGACGGACATCACCTTCGCGTCGCTCTACCCCGGCTGCATCGCCACCACGGGGCTGTTCCGCGAGCACATCCCGCTGTTCCGGCTGCTCTTCCCGCCGTTCCAGAAGTTCATCACCAAGGGCTTCGTGTCGGAGGCGGAGTCCGGCAAGAGGCTGGCGCAGGTGGTCAGCGACCCCAGCCTCACCAAGTCGGGGGTCTACTGGAGCTGGAACAGGGACTCGGCGTCCTTCGAGAACCAGCTCTCGCAGGAGGCCAGCGACCCGGAGAAGGCAAGGAAGCTCTGGGAGATCAGCGAGAAGCTCGTCGGCCTGGCCTGA
- the LOC120682709 gene encoding N-acetylglucosaminyl-phosphatidylinositol de-N-acetylase-like → MGWIWLVFAAGSVLLWAISLGRILSFPAPTCVPPSPHFMRPLRGGRRSRNVLLVVAHPDDESMFFAPTILFLKSKGHTIHILCMSQGNADGLGITRKEELYHACDTLKIPREQVKVLDHPKLQDGFHEKWDHGLLAELTMEHIQLWAIDTIVTFDSYGVSGHPNHQDVHHGICKFLHVNGQGNIEAWELASLNILRKYSGPLDIWLSWLISFSSSKQPIYTLVNSSPSRSYEAMAAHRSQWVWFRRLFIMFSSYTYINVLQKL, encoded by the exons ATGGGGTGGATCTGGCTGGTCTTCGCGGCGGGATCCGTGCTCCTCTGGGCGATCTCTCTGGGGAGGATCCTCTCCTTCCCCGCGCCGACCTGCGTGCCCCCGAGCCCGCACTTCATGCGCCCTCTTCGCGGCGGCAGGAGGAGCCGTAACGTGCTGCTGGTCGTCGCCCACCCCGACGACGAGTCCAT GTTCTTCGCTCCAACTATTCTGTTCCTCAAGTCAAAGGGTCACACTATTCACATTCTGTGCATGTCTCAAG GTAATGCTGATGGTCTTGGAATTACTCGGAAAGAAGAATTGTACCATGCCTGCGACACTCTTAAG ATTCCACGTGAACAAGTTAAAGTCTTGGACCACCCGAAATTGCAG GATGGATTTCATGAGAAATGGGACCATGGGCTATTAGCAGAACTTACCATGGAGCATATCCAGCTGTGGGCCATCGACACG ATCGTGACATTTGATTCATATGGAGTATCAGGCCACCCAAACCACCAAGATGTTCATCACGGCATATG CAAGTTTCTTCATGTGAACGGGCAAGGAAACATTGAGGCTTGGGAACTT GCAAGCCTGAATATTCTTCGCAAGTATAGTGGTCCGCTCGACATTTGGTTATCTTGGTTGATCTCCTTCTCAAGTTCAAAGCAACCAATCTATACGCTGGTTAACAGTAGTCCATCCAGAAGTTATGAGGCTATGGCGGCACACAGAAGTCAGTGGGTTTG GTTTAGAAGATTGTTCATCATGTTCTCAAGTTATACGTACATTAATGTGCTGCAGAAACTTTAG
- the LOC120682710 gene encoding probable polyol transporter 4, with amino-acid sequence MMLPSVELSASNGGGANGLPTLPDFMGWKSRYVRMDDVLPPEQEGEEDGGVRVRERQSSRRYVFACSVFASLNSVLLGYDVGVMSGCILFIQRDLHINEVQQEVLVGCLSFITLLGSLAGGRTSDAIGRKWTIGLAAVVFQAGAAVMTFAPSFRVLMIGRLLAGIGIGFGVMIAPVYIAEISPAASRGSFTSFPEIFINLGILLGYISNYAFSGLPDHINWRVMLAVGILPSVSIAFALLVIPESPRWLVMQNRADEARAVLLKVTDSEDEAKERLAEIEAAAAATNAGKYGDRTVWQELSRPSPVIRRMLVTGLGIQCFQQITGIDALVYYSPTIFRDAGITTESQLLAATVAVGFFKTAFIALAIVLIDRVGRKPLLYVSTVGMTACLAVLSAALFLLAHGWVSRGAGIAVAVLTVCGDVAFFSVGIGPICWVVSSEIFPLRLRAQAAALGAGANRVTSGAVAMSFLSICRAISVAGAFSAFAIISALSVVFVHKFVPETSGKTLEQIELLFCGGDGDGRGDLELNDVEHLVHKG; translated from the exons ATGATGCTCCCAAGCGTCGAGCTGTCGGCGtcaaacggcggcggcgccaatgGCCTGCCAACGCTGCCGGATTTCATGGGCTGGAAGAGCAGATACGTGCGCATGGACGACGTGCTCCCTCCGGAGCAGGAaggggaggaggacggcggcgtccGCGTCCGTGAGCGCCAGAGCAGCAGGAGATACGTCTTCGCCTGCTCCGTCTTCGCCTCCCTCAACTCCGTGCTCCTCGGCTACG ATGTTGGTGTGATGAGCGGTTGCATTCTGTTCATTCAGAGGGACCTCCACATCAACGAGGTGCAGCAAGAAGTCCTGGTCGGCTGCCTCAGCTTCATCACCCTCCTCGGCAGCCTCGCCGGCGGGAGGACGTCCGACGCCATCGGCCGCAAGTGGACCatcggcctcgccgccgtcgtcttcCAGGCCGGCGCGGCCGTCATGACGTTCGCCCCGTCCTTCCGGGTCCTCATGATCGGCAGGCTGCTGGCCGGCATCGGCATCGGGTTCGGCGTGATGATCGCGCCGGTGTACATCGCCGAGATATCCCCCGCCGCGTCCAGGGGCTCCTTCACCTCCTTCCCGGAGATTTTCATCAACCTCGGGATTCTTCTCGGGTACATCTCCAACTACGCGTTCTCCGGCCTCCCCGACCACATCAACTGGCGCGTCATGCTCGCCGTCGGCATCCTCCCTTCCGTGTCCATCGCCTTCGCGCTGCTCGTCATCCCGGAGTCGCCGCGGTGGCTGGTGATGCAGAACAGGGCCGACGAGGCGCGCGCCGTGCTTCTCAAGGTGACTGACAGCGAGGACGAGGCGAAAGAGAGGCTTGCCGAGATCGAGGCTGCCGCGGCAGCCACAAACGCCGGCAAGTACGGGGACAGGACGGTGTGGCAGGAGCTGTCGAGGCCGTCGCCGGTGATCCGCCGGATGCTCGTCACCGGGCTGGGCATCCAGTGCTTCCAGCAGATCACGGGCATAGACGCGCTGGTGTACTACAGCCCGACCATATTCCGGGACGCCGGGATCACCACCGAGAGCCAGCTCCTCGCCGCCACGGTCGCCGTCGGGTTCTTCAAGACGGCGTTCATAGCGCTCGCCATCGTCCTGATCGACCGCGTCGGCCGGAAGCCACTGCTGTACGTCAGCACGGTTGGCATGACCGCCTGCCTGGCCGTCCTGTCCGCCGCGCTCTTCCTGCTCGCGCACGGGTGGGTGTCGAGAGGCGCCggcatcgccgtcgccgtcctgaCGGTGTGCGGCGACGTGGCGTTCTTCTCGGTGGGGATAGGGCCCATCTGCTGGGTGGTGAGCTCGGAGATCTTCCCGCTGCGGCTGCGCGCGCAGGCCGCGGCGCTCGGAGCCGGGGCGAACAGGGTGACCAGCGGCGCGGTGGCCATGTCGTTCCTGTCCATCTGCCGCGCCATCTCCGTCGCGGGCGCCTTCTCCGCGTTCGCCATCATATCCGCCCTCTCCGTGGTGTTCGTGCACAAATTCGTGCCCGAGACCAGCGGCAAGACGCTGGAGCAGATCGAGTTGCTGTTttgtggcggcgacggcgacggccggggAGACCTGGAGCTCAACGACGTGGAACATTTGGTGCACAAGGGATGA
- the LOC120680573 gene encoding probable polyol transporter 4 gives MGAEVAAGGGRLPGFLGRKSRYARMDDVLPPEPEDGGGVRVRGGGGGGSSRRYVFACSVFASLNHVLLGYDVGVMSGCIIFIQKDLHITEVQQEVLVGCLSFISLLGSLAAGRTSDAIGRKWTIGLAASVFQAGAAIMTFAPSFAVLMTGRLLAGIGIGIGIMVAPVYISEISPATLRGTLASFPEIFISFGILLGYVSNLVFAGLPDHINWRVMLGAGILPSISIAFVLLVIPESPRWLVMQSRASDALAVLAKVSDSEEEAQERLAEIEEAARVTASGKAAWREFLRPSPVVRRMLITGLGVQFFQQATGIDALVYYSPTIFRDSGITTESQLLAATVAVGFSKVAFIVIAIVLVDHVGRKPLLYISTIGITACLAVLAASLSLLARGALPSGAAVGLAILTVCGFVAFFSVGIGPINMVLSSEIYPLRLRAQAVGIGFALNRMASGGVAMSFLSICRAVTVAGAFTAFAVVSAVSVVFVHLFVPETSGKTLEQIESLFGGGGVTSGEVELGDAERLEHKRLVTH, from the exons ATGGGGGCCGAggtggcggctggcggcggccgcctcccaGGTTTCTTGGGGAGGAAGAGCAGGTACGCGCGCATGGACGACGTGCTCCCGCCGGAGCccgaagacggcggcggcgtccgtgttcgcggcggaggcggcggcggcagcagccggaGATACGTCTTTGCCTGCTCGGTCTTCGCGTCGCTCAACCATGTCCTGCTCGGCTACG ACGTCGGCGTGATGAGCGGCTGCATTATCTTCATCCAGAAGGACCTCCATATCACGGAGGTGCAGCAAGAAGTGCTAGTCGGGTGCCTCAGCTTCATCTCCCTCCTCGGCAGTCTAGCCGCTGGCAGAACATCGGACGCCATCGGCCGGAAGTGGACCATCGGCCTCGCCGCCTCCGTGTTCCAGGCCGGCGCGGCCATCATGACGTTCGCGCCGTCCTTCGCTGTGCTCATGACGGGGCGGCTGCTGGCCGGCATAGGCATCGGAATCGGCATCATGGTGGCGCCCGTGTACATCTCGGAGATCTCGCCGGCGACGCTACGGGGCACCCTCGCGTCCTTCCCCGAGATCTTCATCAGCTTCGGCATCCTCCTCGGCTACGTCTCCAACCTCGTGTTCGCGGGCCTGCCCGACCACATCAACTGGCGGGTCATGCTCGGCGCCGGCATCCTCCCGTCCATCTCCATCGCGTTCGTGCTGCTGGTCATCCCGGAGTCGCCGCGGTGGCTGGTCATGCAGAGCCGGGCCAGCGACGCGCTCGCGGTGCTCGCCAAGGTCTCGgacagcgaggaggaggcgcaggaGAGGCTCGCCGAGATCGAGGAGGCCGCTCGTGTCACTGCTTCAGGCAAGGCGGCGTGGCGGGAGTTCCTGAGGCCGTCGCCGGTGGTCCGCCGGATGCTGATCACCGGACTTGGCGTCCAGTTCTTCCAGCAGGCCACCGGCATCGACGCGCTGGTGTACTACAGCCCCACCATATTCCGGGACTCCGGCATCACGACGGAGAGCCagctcctcgccgccaccgtcgcggtGGGGTTCTCCAAGGTGGCGTTCATCGTGATCGCCATCGTCCTGGTCGACCACGTCGGCCGGAAGCCGCTCCTGTACATCAGCACGATCGGCATCACCGCGTGCCTGGCCGTGCTGGCGGCGTCGCTGTCCCTGCTCGCGCGCGGCGCGCTGCCGAGCGGCGCCGCGGTCGGGCTCGCCATCCTGACGGTGTGCGGCTTCGTGGCCTTCTTCTCGGTGGGGATCGGGCCCATCAACATGGTGCTGAGCTCGGAGATCTACCCGCTTCGGCTGCGCGCGCAGGCCGTGGGCATCGGCTTTGCCCTGAACCGGAtggccagcggcggcgtggccatGTCGTTCCTCTCCATCTGCCGCGCCGTGACCGTCGCCGGCGCGTTCACCGCGTTCGCCGTCGTATCGGCGGTGTCCGTGGTGTTTGTGCACCTGTTCGTGCCGGAGACAAGCGGCAAGACATTGGAGCAGATAGAGTCCCTgttcggtggtggtggtgtcacGTCCGGTGAGGTGGAGCTCGGCGATGCCGAGCGTCTTGAGCACAAGAGACTAGTAACGCACTGA
- the LOC120680841 gene encoding clathrin light chain 1-like, producing MASFFADDGADELPRTTSHPFDADDFGAADPAAAGGDDAGGYGGYASFADGGVEDVEEEITVESDGVPIRHVSGGYSPSPFSPDLEPNGGDGPILPPPTEMGREEGFLLREWRRQNAIELEKKEQMEKELRAQIIAEAEEFKIAFYEKRIQNCGTNKVHNREREKIFIASQEKFHASADKQYWKSISELIPHEIATIEKRGKKDKDKKPSITVIQGPKPGKRTDLSRMRQILVKLKHAPPPHMLQPPPAPAAKEGAKDGAKEGAKDGAKEGAAAPANGTKLPAESKETPANGPSEAEKEQPAASE from the exons ATGGCGTCCTTCTtcgccgacgacggcgccgacgagctcccgcgcaccacctcccaccccttcgacgccgacgacttcggcgccgccgaccccgccgcggccggcggcgacgacgccggGGGATACGGCGGCTACGCCTCCTTCGCCGACGGGGGGGTCGAGGACGTGGAGGAGGAGATCACCGTCGAGTCCGATGGGGTCCCGATCCGCCATGTCTCTGGGGGGTACTCGCCCTCGCCCTTCTCCCCCGACCTCGAGCccaacggcggcgacggcccgatcctgccgccgccgaccgAGATGGGCCGGGAGGAGGGCTTCCTCCTCCGTGAATGGCGGAG GCAAAATGCTATAGAACTTGAGAAAAAGGAACAGATGGAGAAGGAGCTACGTGCCCAAATAATTGCTGAAGCTGAGGAATTCAAGATAGCTTTCTATGAGAAGAGGATACAGAACTGTGGGACAAATAAGGTCCACAACAGAGAAAGGGAGAAG ATTTTCATCGCCAGTCAGGAGAAATTCCATGCTAGTGCGGACAAGCAGTACTGGAAATCGATTTCAGAGCTCATTCCGCATGAAATTGCCACTATTGAGAAGCGTGGAAAGAAAGACAAGGACAAGAAGCCATCCATCACAGTTATTCAGGGCCCGAAGCCAGGCAAGCGCACTGACCTCTCCCGGATGCGCCAGATCTTGGTGAAGCTGAAGCATGCTCCTCCGCCACACATGCTGCAACCTCCACCAGCACCTGCTGCTAAAGAAGGTGCAAAGGATGGCGCCAAAGAAGGTGCAAAGGATGGTGCTAAAGAAGGTGCGGCAGCCCCAGCAAATGGCACTAAGCTGCCTGCAGAGAGTAAAGAAACCCCCGCCAATGGTCCATCCGAGGCAGAGAAAGAGCAGCCTGCAGCGTCCGAGTGA
- the LOC120680840 gene encoding putative serine/threonine-protein kinase isoform X1, with amino-acid sequence MSWRCLPRTKKKTTRTREDMSWCCLPRTKKQENPYSNTIGGIYSEKNIRLFSYAELRTATDNFNRTNKVGRGGFGTVYKGTIRNGREVAVKVLSAESRQGIREFLTEIDVISNVKHPNLVELIGCCVEGNNRILVYEYLKNSSLDRALLGSNSEPADFTWSIRSAICLGVAQGLAYLHEEIASPIVHRDIKASNILLDKNYSPKIGDFGLAKLFPDNVTHISTRVAGTTGYLAPEYAWHGQLTKKADIYSFGVLVLEIVSGTSSSRSILADDKMLLEKTWELYEAKKLKELIDPTLGEYPEEVIRYIKVALFCIQAAAARRPSMLQVVTMLSKPIRINEKELTAPGFIHEYRSNVSKASTSSNSKSKHLGSEDSNMFSTVVPPTVSEMSPR; translated from the exons ATGAGTTGGCGTTGTCTTCCTAGAACCAAGAAAAAGACTACCAGAACACGCGAGGATATGAGTTGGTGTTGTCTTCCTAGAACCAAGAAACAAGAGAATCCTTACTCCAACACCATAGGCG GTATTTATTCTGAGAAGAACATAAGGCTCTTCTCCTATGCTGAGTTAAGAACTGCCACAGACAACTTCAACCGCACAAACAAAGTAGGTAGAGGTGGCTTTGGGACAGTTTATAAG GGAACCATTCGAAATGGGCGAGAGGTTGCGGTAAAAGTTCTTTCTGCTGAATCCAGGCAGGGCATTAGAGAATTCTTGACAGAAATTGATGTCATTAGCAACGTGAAGCATCCCAACCTTGTTGAATTAATTGGTTGTTGCGTTGAAGGAAATAACCGAATTTTGGTGTATGAATATCTTAAGAACAGCAGTCTTGACCGTGCACTGTTGG GTTCTAACAGTGAGCCTGCTGACTTTACTTGGAGCATAAGATCTGCTATATGTCTTGGAGTTGCTCAAGGTCTTGCATACCTGCACGAAGAGATTGCATCACCGATTGTACATAGGGACATCAAGGCTAGCAATATACTTCTCGACAAAAATTACAGCCCCAAGATCGGGGACTTTGGTCTGGCCAAGCTATTTCCTGATAATGTCACCCATATCAGCACCCGCGTAGCTGGAACAAC AGGCTACCTTGCACCTGAATACGCATGGCATGGCCAATTAACGAAGAAAGCAGATATATACAGCTTTGGGGTCCTTGTGCTGGAGATAGTAAGCGGCACAAGTAGTTCCAGGAGCATACTGGCAGATGACAAGATGCTTCTGGAGAAG ACATGGGAGCTGTACGAAGCCAAAAAACTCAAGGAGCTGATCGACCCAACCCTCGGAGAATACCCTGAAGAAGTCATCCGGTACATCAAGGTGGCCCTCTTCTGCATACAGgcagccgcggcgcggcggccgtcgaTGCTGCAGGTCGTGACCATGCTGTCCAAGCCGATCCGGATCAACGAGAAGGAGCTGACGGCGCCAGGATTCATCCACGAGTACAGGAGCAATGTGTCCAAGGCGAGTACGTCGAGCAACTCAAAGTCCAAGCACTTGGGGTCAGAGGACTCCAACATGTTCAGCACGGTTGTTCCACCAACAGTGAGTGAGATGAGCCCCAGGTGA
- the LOC120680840 gene encoding cold-responsive protein kinase 1-like isoform X2: MSWCCLPRTKKQENPYSNTIGGIYSEKNIRLFSYAELRTATDNFNRTNKVGRGGFGTVYKGTIRNGREVAVKVLSAESRQGIREFLTEIDVISNVKHPNLVELIGCCVEGNNRILVYEYLKNSSLDRALLGSNSEPADFTWSIRSAICLGVAQGLAYLHEEIASPIVHRDIKASNILLDKNYSPKIGDFGLAKLFPDNVTHISTRVAGTTGYLAPEYAWHGQLTKKADIYSFGVLVLEIVSGTSSSRSILADDKMLLEKTWELYEAKKLKELIDPTLGEYPEEVIRYIKVALFCIQAAAARRPSMLQVVTMLSKPIRINEKELTAPGFIHEYRSNVSKASTSSNSKSKHLGSEDSNMFSTVVPPTVSEMSPR; encoded by the exons ATGAGTTGGTGTTGTCTTCCTAGAACCAAGAAACAAGAGAATCCTTACTCCAACACCATAGGCG GTATTTATTCTGAGAAGAACATAAGGCTCTTCTCCTATGCTGAGTTAAGAACTGCCACAGACAACTTCAACCGCACAAACAAAGTAGGTAGAGGTGGCTTTGGGACAGTTTATAAG GGAACCATTCGAAATGGGCGAGAGGTTGCGGTAAAAGTTCTTTCTGCTGAATCCAGGCAGGGCATTAGAGAATTCTTGACAGAAATTGATGTCATTAGCAACGTGAAGCATCCCAACCTTGTTGAATTAATTGGTTGTTGCGTTGAAGGAAATAACCGAATTTTGGTGTATGAATATCTTAAGAACAGCAGTCTTGACCGTGCACTGTTGG GTTCTAACAGTGAGCCTGCTGACTTTACTTGGAGCATAAGATCTGCTATATGTCTTGGAGTTGCTCAAGGTCTTGCATACCTGCACGAAGAGATTGCATCACCGATTGTACATAGGGACATCAAGGCTAGCAATATACTTCTCGACAAAAATTACAGCCCCAAGATCGGGGACTTTGGTCTGGCCAAGCTATTTCCTGATAATGTCACCCATATCAGCACCCGCGTAGCTGGAACAAC AGGCTACCTTGCACCTGAATACGCATGGCATGGCCAATTAACGAAGAAAGCAGATATATACAGCTTTGGGGTCCTTGTGCTGGAGATAGTAAGCGGCACAAGTAGTTCCAGGAGCATACTGGCAGATGACAAGATGCTTCTGGAGAAG ACATGGGAGCTGTACGAAGCCAAAAAACTCAAGGAGCTGATCGACCCAACCCTCGGAGAATACCCTGAAGAAGTCATCCGGTACATCAAGGTGGCCCTCTTCTGCATACAGgcagccgcggcgcggcggccgtcgaTGCTGCAGGTCGTGACCATGCTGTCCAAGCCGATCCGGATCAACGAGAAGGAGCTGACGGCGCCAGGATTCATCCACGAGTACAGGAGCAATGTGTCCAAGGCGAGTACGTCGAGCAACTCAAAGTCCAAGCACTTGGGGTCAGAGGACTCCAACATGTTCAGCACGGTTGTTCCACCAACAGTGAGTGAGATGAGCCCCAGGTGA